DNA from Podospora pseudopauciseta strain CBS 411.78 chromosome 5 map unlocalized CBS411.78m_5, whole genome shotgun sequence:
GTTTGGGAAgagggttgttgatgtggtatGTCTTGAtgggaagatgaggattgTGTTTGCGGATGGGACCGATGCGGGGgcggatggggtggtggggtgtgATGGGGTCAAGTCCAAGGTGAGAGAggtgttgatggggatgttgggggacgggagggagagggggaagtgTGGGTACAGTGGGAAGTATGCTTATCGGTGTTTGGTGCCGTGGGGGAAGGCGGTTGAGGCGGTGGGGGATGATAGGGCTGGAGTGTCGAGTTTGTGGGTATGGCTTTTTATGTTTTGGCATTGGTGATGCTGTGGAAAATGCTGACGGATGAATAGATGGGCCTGAATAGGCATCTGCTGACGTTTCCGGTTCACAGACAGAGCGAACAGTTCTTGAACTTGGTGGCGTTTGTTACGGATGAAGATGGCCAGATGTGGCCTCAAGAGGGGCCAGCCAGCCTGACTCTGCCGGCTACAAAGGCGGATGCACTGAGGGACTTTGAGCAGGCTGGGTTCAGTGGCTCTGTGCGGCGGTTACTGGAGATGACGAAGGAAAGGATGGACAAGGTAGGCTAGCATTGACGCAACATTGCATGCCCTGGTGAAAACTGACGTCTTGGGCAGTGGGGATTGTATGATGTTGCTGATCGACCGCTCTCCAAGTTTTATTTCGGCAGGATCATGGTCATTGGAGATGCTGCCCATGCATCGACACCTCACCATGGTTCTGGAGCAGGATTCTGCATGGAGGACATTGCCGTGTTAGGGGCATTATTCGAAGAATCTATCGCCCATCAGTCATTGACGGTCGAGACTTTGGAAGATGTGTTCGCCGCTTTCGATTGTCAAAGGCGTGAGCGAGATCAGTGGCTTGTCAAGAGTAGCCGAAGAGCAGCTGATCTTTACCAGTGGCGGATTCCAGACTTTCTGGAGCCGAACAGTTTTGAGAAAATGAAGGCGGACATTGAGCAAAGACAAGAGCACTGCTGGGGGTTTGATGTAGAGGCAGCGGTCAGAGAAGCAAAGAAGCACATGAGTGAAAGGCTGACCCTTCACACACAAAGTTAATATTCTACTCTAATAACAGACTTGGAGCCGGACAAAAAGAATCTATCAATACCCGTGCGTTTTGTTCATGACATTGATCAACGTCGGTTTCTGCCCgctcaacccctccaagtTCCTCTCAACAACCGCCTGGATGCGCTGGAACAGATGGGGTGTCTGCCAGCTGACATGAGGCGTGATAAACACATTGGGCGCGCTCCAAAGCGGGTGGCCGTCTGTAAGCGGCTCAGGGTCCGCCACATCTAGTGCCGCACCCCTGATCTTCCCTTCCTTTAAGGCTTCAATCAAATCATCCGTGTTGATATGCTGACCCCGGGCAATATTTGACACAaacgtcttcttcttggccaaaATATCAAACTGTTCTTTGCTGATGATGTACTTGGTCGCGTCTGTGAGAGGCAGGCTGATGACCAGCAGATCAAGGTCCTGGGCGAGGAACTCGTTGATTGACTCCTTGGAGGAGCCGTGATACCATTTGGCCGGGATCAGACCGGCGGGGTCTCCTGTTCCGGGGACAACGTAGCTGTCATCCTTTCTTGCCTCGGGCGTGGCTTTTTCGCTGCGGGTGTAGGCGTAGACTTCCATTCCGAGAGCCTGGCCTAGCCGCGCGCAGTGCCTGCCAATGGCACCGTACCCCAGGATTCCCATCCGTAGGCCGGGCGAGTCTTCAATGTGGAGGGATGGCTGACGGTTCCAGGTAGCCTTCTTTTGTTGCTCGGCGTAGCTGAGGAATTGGTGGTTTGCCATGAGCCAGGTGCCAATGACCCATTCTGCGATTTGGGGCCTGGAATCATTGTTAGTTCAGTCATTCCAAACGGTTCCACCCACCCTTCAACCAAACACGTACGCGTGGGTCCCATTTGCGGTGCAGAAGGTGACATTGGGGTTTTTGTAGAGGTCGTTGGTGATCCACCTGTCGGCTCCGGCAGACATGAGCTGGACATATCTGACTTTGGGCAGCTTTTCGGCTGGGTGAGGCATGAACCCGACCAACAAAGTAACTCCGTCGTACACCTCATCCGGTAGGGGCTTTGGCATCATGGTCAACTCAGACGTGTGCCACCGAATCTCCAGCCCGGGGTATCGTTCCTGGAGTTGAGCGATCCATTTCTCGTCCCGTGGCGCTGGCACCTCAAAGAGGAGAACGTCTCCGGCTAGGGAGCTTGTGGGGGTAATGGTTACCATCTTGGATACGATACTCGGTGTTGAAAGACAAGAGACCAGAAGAGAGACAAGGCAAGAGAAGTGATGGGGCAGACGTCTGTGAGGGGTGGCCAGTCTTCTTTTATAAGCCGAGGTCACACCTGAACGTAAACGGCTTAGAGTCCGAGAGGGCCGAGTGCGACAGTCTCCCCGTTGGTGATGTGTGAATGCTTGGAGGTGCGGGGTCCGGACCGGCTACGGCGGAGCGCCAACGTCTTTCGGAGACATTTGTCGTATCTCCGTTGCCGTGATGACGCAAAGCGCCACGTTTAAAGCACAATATTCCCGGAGACGTTCACTAAACATGAATCTGCAGCTCAACTCCAAAAGGTATAACGATGGGAGTGAATTGATTACCAACCAGCAactccccaactccctcgGGTATCAATTCGCGCGGCTATGTCCACCTAGATTAATCTCAACAATATGTACAAAAGCTCCATCGCACacttctcaccaccctccgaATCACCCCGTCATGGCCTGTTGCTCAGCTCGGTGTGCTGTTGACCCTGGGCTGGCAGCTCGATTCGATTCTCGTTGGTAAACGCCTCATGAACATGTGTGTTTGGAATATATTGACGGTTATCCATCTCGACCTTTGGACTGTAATAATCGGCTTCGACTGGATACTGTCCGGCATGGTGATAGGCTCCTGGCGAAACGGCCTGCGTCGATGCACCGCTGTGAAGTGTGCCGCTGCCCTGACCTGGACTTCCAGCAATCGGCCCAGCCACCTCGGCATTTTGAGCCTGCGCGTTTGcgcctcctcgccgtcgACCGAGAAAGTACGCACCAATGGCAATACCAATGGCGAGAACAGCTGTTGCTCCAACTCCGATACCGATGCCAGCACTGGTGGACAGACCAGTTGGGCTGGCTCCCGCAGGTTGCTGATTGGGGAACTCATCTTTGGTTGTGCCACCGGCATCAGAGGTTGCTCCAGGCCCGTcgcttgttgctgtggtcGTCGACAGCCCGGGGCTGAGGATAACCGTGGTTTCGGTCGGGAGCTTCGTGGTTGTCTCGGACGGCTGCTGAAAGTTGGATACTCCTTCACCGCGTCTCGAAATGTTGAAGTAGTGGCTCATGGCGAGATTATTGCTTGTGCCCTCCTCGAAGATGATCAGCATGAACATGTTGGATACGTCCAGGTCCTTTGTCGTCGCGACAATCCACCGCCATCCCGTCATTCCCACGACACTGCCTGTGGACGCAGTTCTGTTAGCATGGCCATGACAGGTAAGCCAAGGTCAGGTAGGAGGTGCGCATACGGGTGACATGCTCCAACTGTCCCATGGTCTCGGTTCCGTTCATCTGGA
Protein-coding regions in this window:
- a CDS encoding uncharacterized protein (EggNog:ENOG503P0JE; COG:C) — encoded protein: MVTITPTSSLAGDVLLFEVPAPRDEKWIAQLQERYPGLEIRWHTSELTMMPKPLPDEVYDGVTLLVGFMPHPAEKLPKVRYVQLMSAGADRWITNDLYKNPNVTFCTANGTHAPQIAEWVIGTWLMANHQFLSYAEQQKKATWNRQPSLHIEDSPGLRMGILGYGAIGRHCARLGQALGMEVYAYTRSEKATPEARKDDSYVVPGTGDPAGLIPAKWYHGSSKESINEFLAQDLDLLVISLPLTDATKYIISKEQFDILAKKKTFVSNIARGQHINTDDLIEALKEGKIRGAALDVADPEPLTDGHPLWSAPNVFITPHVSWQTPHLFQRIQAVVERNLEGLSGQKPTLINVMNKTHGY
- a CDS encoding uncharacterized protein (COG:C; EggNog:ENOG503NY33) — translated: MSSPPLPHLALIGAGITSLTLSIRLSALAIPHTIYEQSASLTELGAGLGFGPNAVRALEYIDPRLVEIFNKTATFVGTPSHQGKELLVQEGKGVDERVWIEFLDGTKQGRGETLEPEFVITAGNGRGHAAVHRGQWLDVLGGLADKERIMFGKRVVDVVCLDGKMRIVFADGTDAGADGVVGCDGVKSKVREVLMGMLGDGRERGKCGYSGKYAYRCLVPWGKAVEAVGDDRAGVSSLWMGLNRHLLTFPVHRQSEQFLNLVAFVTDEDGQMWPQEGPASLTLPATKADALRDFEQAGFSGSVRRLLEMTKERMDKWGLYDVADRPLSKFYFGRIMVIGDAAHASTPHHGSGAGFCMEDIAVLGALFEESIAHQSLTVETLEDVFAAFDCQRRERDQWLVKSSRRAADLYQWRIPDFLEPNSFEKMKADIEQRQEHCWGFDVEAAVREAKKHMSERLTLHTQS
- a CDS encoding uncharacterized protein (COG:S; EggNog:ENOG503P8Q8) produces the protein MLLLTILGAVLPAAVTAMEFFTPPAFGTRGDFSKNPTYVELSTVDLHWSAPPKGLPYSVTLFQMNGTETMGQLEHVTRSVVGMTGWRWIVATTKDLDVSNMFMLIIFEEGTSNNLAMSHYFNISRRGEGVSNFQQPSETTTKLPTETTVILSPGLSTTTATSDGPGATSDAGGTTKDEFPNQQPAGASPTGLSTSAGIGIGVGATAVLAIGIAIGAYFLGRRRGGANAQAQNAEVAGPIAGSPGQGSGTLHSGASTQAVSPGAYHHAGQYPVEADYYSPKVEMDNRQYIPNTHVHEAFTNENRIELPAQGQQHTELSNRP